From Bacteroidota bacterium, the proteins below share one genomic window:
- a CDS encoding phosphoribosylformylglycinamidine synthase, which produces MNKRIYVGKRELFDVESSKVLNEIRQVAPNAINAKVYNIYDVFNLDEASFIKAKNAVFVDPVVDIAHEDNPAKKHFIAYEFLPGQYDQRADSAEQSIALLTNAANAKVRSGKLIDIEGITSGELIQVKALLINKVESREKNLNLIQYPESSLPAQVITYNGFIQWDTDLLKTFYNENGFAFGFDDLEYIQQYFRTENRNPTETELKVLDTYWSDHCRHTTFNTELTDIAFEGEFKNTLESIFNDYLSKRKQLDREHKPISLMDLATICAKYFNKTGKLDNLVISDEINACTIRIDVEYDGKKEPWHLLFKNETHNHPTEIEPFGGASTCLGGAIRDPLSGRSYVYQAMRLTGAGNVLEPIEKTMRGKLPQRTISKQAANGYSSYGNQFGLATSQVSEIYHEGYKAKRMEVGFVVGAAPVSQIKSEHPQTGDIIIVLGGATGRDGVGGATGSSKEQDENSIHTLSTEVQKGNAVEERKIQRLFRNPKVSLMIKKSNDFGAGGVSVAIGEIADSLEINLDVLPLKYEGLNGTELAISESQERMAVVISACDQDKFISECNKENIVAVAVAKVTDSGRMQMFWKGNMIVDLSREFLNTNGCAKTQNIIVNHLLPVTADNTEFNKENLLKYLEEKNIGSKKGLIEMFDSTVGGTTVVMPLGGRNQITEMEGSVHTLPVLNATNIETVSLASWGFDADLSSTNSMTGAAHAVVESVAKIVAMGGRYQDIRLSFQEYFEKLGNNPSKWGKPFASLLGAYNAQMNFELAAIGGKDSMSGTFGELNVPPTLISFACAPGLKKNVISPEFKKSGNHIYLFSHKAQSNSLPDYNALKEAFDFIYREIGSRKIVSAKTIKQGGIAVALAQMSFGNALGCEVQFAEHALATSIGSMIIETTEPILHPLFAKIGVVNNKATLSINHVQCEIAELLSAYTHTFEELFPTLERKKEVVEFPATLNNTEPSTINILKHNIKPRVFVPVFPGTNCEYETANVFRKEGGIISSLPLVNINQQLLNESIDAWVKEINNSQILVFSGGFSAGDEPDGSAKFIVNVLKNAKMKEAVHKLLSRDGMILGICNGFQALVKSGLLPFGEIRDLDAQSPTLAHNAIGRHISQMVNVKVINDHSPWLKGMKGSIYTVPISHGEGRFVANKEVLEKLYRKGQIATQYVDSAGNIAHGMPYNPNNSLFGIEGVTSESGKIYGRMGHAERFADGLFKNIPDASYHNIFKNGVDYYL; this is translated from the coding sequence ATGAACAAACGAATTTATGTAGGTAAAAGAGAACTTTTCGATGTTGAAAGTTCTAAAGTATTAAACGAAATAAGGCAGGTTGCACCTAATGCAATCAATGCGAAAGTATATAATATATATGATGTCTTTAATTTAGATGAAGCCTCTTTTATCAAAGCGAAAAATGCTGTTTTTGTTGACCCGGTTGTAGATATTGCACACGAAGATAATCCTGCAAAAAAACATTTTATTGCTTATGAATTTCTCCCAGGCCAATACGACCAGCGTGCAGATAGCGCAGAACAAAGCATTGCCTTGCTCACTAATGCTGCCAATGCCAAAGTACGAAGCGGAAAACTGATTGATATTGAAGGAATTACAAGCGGTGAGTTGATTCAAGTGAAGGCTCTTTTAATCAACAAAGTTGAAAGCAGAGAAAAAAATCTGAATTTAATTCAATACCCAGAATCTTCACTCCCTGCTCAAGTCATTACTTACAACGGTTTCATTCAATGGGATACCGATCTACTTAAAACATTTTATAATGAAAACGGCTTTGCATTTGGTTTTGACGACCTTGAATATATTCAACAATATTTTCGTACTGAGAACAGAAATCCAACCGAAACTGAACTTAAAGTATTGGACACTTATTGGAGCGACCATTGTCGTCACACTACGTTCAATACAGAGCTTACAGATATTGCTTTTGAAGGTGAATTCAAAAATACTTTGGAAAGCATTTTCAATGATTATTTATCCAAAAGAAAACAGTTAGACAGAGAGCACAAACCAATCTCGTTGATGGATTTAGCTACTATATGTGCAAAATACTTTAACAAAACCGGCAAATTAGACAACCTTGTAATTTCCGATGAAATCAACGCATGCACTATCCGCATTGATGTAGAATATGACGGCAAAAAAGAGCCTTGGCATCTGTTATTCAAAAATGAAACACATAATCACCCAACAGAAATAGAACCTTTTGGTGGTGCCAGCACCTGCTTGGGCGGAGCCATTCGCGACCCGCTCAGTGGACGTTCTTATGTATATCAGGCAATGCGATTGACCGGGGCAGGCAATGTTTTGGAACCCATCGAAAAAACAATGCGTGGCAAACTGCCTCAACGCACTATTAGCAAACAAGCTGCAAACGGCTACAGTAGTTACGGGAACCAGTTCGGATTAGCTACGTCACAAGTAAGTGAAATTTACCATGAAGGCTACAAAGCCAAAAGAATGGAAGTAGGTTTTGTCGTAGGTGCAGCACCCGTCAGCCAAATCAAAAGCGAACATCCACAGACCGGAGATATTATTATCGTCTTAGGAGGAGCCACAGGTCGAGACGGAGTTGGCGGTGCCACAGGCTCAAGCAAAGAACAAGACGAAAACAGTATTCACACTTTGAGTACTGAAGTTCAAAAGGGCAATGCAGTTGAAGAACGTAAAATTCAGCGACTATTCAGAAATCCCAAAGTGAGTTTGATGATTAAGAAATCAAACGATTTCGGAGCAGGAGGTGTCTCAGTTGCGATTGGAGAAATTGCAGATAGCCTTGAAATTAATTTAGATGTATTGCCACTGAAATATGAAGGGTTAAATGGAACAGAACTCGCTATTTCCGAAAGTCAAGAACGTATGGCAGTAGTCATTTCTGCATGCGACCAAGACAAATTCATATCTGAGTGTAACAAAGAAAATATTGTAGCAGTGGCGGTTGCCAAAGTAACCGACAGCGGGAGGATGCAGATGTTTTGGAAAGGCAATATGATAGTCGATCTCAGCAGAGAATTTCTGAATACAAACGGATGTGCCAAAACCCAAAACATTATCGTAAATCATTTATTGCCTGTTACTGCTGACAATACAGAATTTAACAAAGAAAACTTACTCAAATATCTTGAGGAAAAAAATATAGGTAGCAAGAAAGGGTTGATTGAAATGTTTGACAGCACAGTAGGCGGTACAACCGTTGTAATGCCGCTGGGCGGTAGAAATCAAATTACGGAAATGGAAGGCAGTGTTCACACTTTACCCGTCTTAAATGCCACAAATATTGAAACCGTTTCCTTAGCAAGCTGGGGGTTTGATGCAGATCTCAGCAGTACAAACTCCATGACGGGGGCTGCTCATGCAGTAGTCGAAAGCGTGGCTAAGATTGTGGCAATGGGAGGCAGATACCAAGATATTAGACTAAGTTTTCAAGAATATTTTGAAAAACTCGGCAACAATCCCTCAAAATGGGGTAAACCTTTTGCATCCTTGCTGGGTGCATATAATGCACAAATGAATTTTGAACTCGCAGCCATTGGCGGCAAAGACAGTATGAGTGGTACTTTTGGCGAACTCAATGTCCCTCCTACCTTAATTTCATTTGCTTGTGCACCCGGTTTGAAAAAGAATGTAATTTCACCAGAGTTCAAAAAATCAGGTAATCATATATATTTATTTAGCCACAAAGCACAATCTAACAGCCTGCCCGACTACAATGCACTCAAGGAAGCTTTTGATTTTATCTACCGCGAAATAGGCAGTAGAAAAATTGTTTCTGCCAAAACCATTAAACAAGGCGGAATAGCAGTTGCATTGGCTCAAATGAGTTTTGGAAATGCTTTAGGATGTGAAGTACAATTTGCAGAACATGCTTTGGCAACAAGCATTGGCAGCATGATTATTGAAACTACAGAACCGATTTTGCACCCATTATTCGCTAAGATTGGGGTTGTAAACAACAAAGCAACGCTGTCTATCAATCACGTTCAATGCGAAATTGCTGAGCTGTTATCAGCATACACTCACACATTTGAAGAGTTATTTCCCACCCTAGAACGCAAAAAAGAGGTGGTAGAATTCCCTGCAACCCTGAACAATACTGAACCTTCCACAATCAATATTCTCAAACATAATATTAAACCCAGAGTTTTTGTACCGGTTTTCCCAGGTACCAACTGTGAATATGAAACTGCCAATGTATTCCGAAAAGAAGGTGGAATTATAAGCTCTCTTCCTTTGGTAAACATTAATCAGCAGTTATTGAACGAAAGTATTGATGCCTGGGTGAAAGAAATAAACAACTCACAGATTTTGGTTTTTAGCGGAGGTTTTTCAGCCGGAGATGAACCGGACGGCTCTGCTAAATTTATTGTAAATGTTCTGAAAAATGCAAAGATGAAAGAAGCAGTACACAAACTTCTTTCCAGAGACGGGATGATTCTTGGTATTTGCAACGGTTTTCAGGCATTGGTTAAATCCGGTTTATTGCCTTTTGGAGAAATTCGCGACCTCGATGCCCAATCTCCTACTTTAGCACATAATGCCATAGGCAGACATATCTCACAAATGGTAAACGTTAAGGTAATTAATGACCACAGTCCTTGGCTCAAAGGAATGAAAGGAAGCATTTATACCGTTCCCATCAGCCATGGCGAAGGTAGATTTGTAGCCAACAAAGAAGTGTTGGAAAAGCTTTATCGCAAAGGACAAATTGCAACTCAATATGTGGATTCAGCCGGCAATATTGCGCATGGAATGCCATATAATCCAAACAATTCTCTCTTTGGGATTGAGGGTGTTACCAGCGAATCCGGCAAAATATACGGTCGTATGGGACATGCAGAACGTTTTGCTGATGGTTTGTTCAAAAACATACCTGATGCAAGCTATCACAACATCTTCAAGAATGGGGTAGATTATTATTTGTAG
- a CDS encoding L-threonylcarbamoyladenylate synthase, with protein MEYFETFEWNPDNRIIEEVSKRLENGEIGIVPTDTIYAIVCGLNNKRGIERICKLIGKKPEKANLSVIFPDLKNISEYTQSFSTSVYKILKRNLPGPFTFILKANSNIPKLFLNNRKTLGIRIPDNKITIKLTETLGYPLVSTSVHSEDEILDYQTDPTEIESNFSDKVDFMIASGSGGNIPSTVIDLTEDVPIIIRQAKGELV; from the coding sequence ATGGAATATTTTGAAACTTTTGAATGGAATCCTGACAACAGGATAATAGAAGAAGTTTCAAAAAGACTTGAAAACGGAGAGATAGGCATTGTTCCTACTGACACTATTTATGCAATTGTGTGCGGGCTGAACAACAAAAGGGGCATTGAGCGTATTTGCAAACTCATAGGCAAAAAGCCTGAAAAGGCTAATCTCTCTGTTATTTTTCCCGACCTCAAAAATATATCAGAATATACCCAATCATTCTCCACTTCAGTTTATAAAATTCTTAAAAGAAATTTGCCGGGTCCTTTTACATTTATTTTGAAAGCCAACTCTAACATTCCTAAATTATTTCTAAACAATAGGAAAACCTTAGGTATTAGAATTCCTGACAACAAAATCACAATCAAACTGACGGAAACACTGGGTTATCCGTTGGTATCCACTTCTGTGCACTCAGAAGACGAAATACTGGATTATCAAACAGACCCAACAGAAATAGAATCAAATTTCAGCGACAAAGTGGATTTTATGATTGCATCAGGCAGCGGAGGCAATATTCCTTCAACCGTGATTGACCTGACCGAGGACGTGCCCATCATCATCAGACAAGCCAAAGGTGAGTTGGTATAA
- a CDS encoding DUF3078 domain-containing protein — protein sequence MAAFLLIFTNNSFSQSTDVKKFVDTKKDFTTENKGWLTGGFINSNFTNVGLKNWAAGGQSSVAFTLIGNSFAIYKTNKMTWENYFDASWGTIRNGAAKYPDGTLNKFYKNEDKLSILSKYGRKITPKLNYTALLEFKSQFFQGYSAFDPASGTRGQHISNFLAPAFGMLSVGFDYKPTSYLSFYLSPVTGKFTIVNEQRLADLGSFGVKKAETDALGNIIAGTGQKFRTELGWYLSAMFNRDVMTNVNLKSRIDLFTNYKTLNKTDVNWETTINMKVNKYITASIFTHLIYDDDIDVTPETPMVNPRIQFKHVLGIGFSYMFGDRL from the coding sequence ATGGCAGCTTTTTTATTGATATTCACAAACAACTCATTTTCACAAAGCACCGATGTCAAAAAATTTGTGGATACAAAAAAAGATTTCACAACAGAAAATAAAGGCTGGCTTACAGGCGGGTTCATCAATAGCAATTTCACTAATGTAGGCTTAAAAAACTGGGCAGCAGGAGGACAAAGTTCCGTTGCATTTACGCTCATAGGCAACAGTTTTGCTATCTATAAAACCAACAAAATGACTTGGGAGAACTACTTTGATGCGTCATGGGGAACCATTCGAAATGGTGCCGCCAAATACCCTGATGGCACTCTCAATAAATTTTATAAAAATGAGGATAAATTATCAATCCTTTCAAAATACGGGCGCAAAATCACACCAAAGTTGAATTATACTGCCTTATTGGAATTCAAATCTCAGTTCTTTCAAGGCTATTCAGCCTTTGACCCTGCGTCAGGAACAAGAGGACAACATATATCCAATTTCCTTGCTCCTGCGTTTGGAATGCTTTCAGTAGGATTTGACTACAAACCTACAAGCTATTTGTCATTCTATCTTTCTCCGGTTACAGGCAAATTTACCATTGTCAATGAGCAAAGACTTGCAGACCTTGGTTCATTTGGGGTTAAAAAAGCAGAAACGGATGCACTAGGCAACATAATCGCAGGTACAGGTCAGAAATTCAGAACAGAGTTAGGATGGTATTTGAGTGCAATGTTCAATAGAGATGTGATGACAAATGTGAATCTTAAAAGCAGAATTGATTTATTCACAAACTACAAAACGTTAAACAAAACTGACGTAAACTGGGAAACGACCATTAATATGAAAGTGAACAAATACATCACTGCATCAATTTTCACCCATCTCATTTATGATGATGACATTGATGTTACACCAGAGACACCCATGGTAAATCCAAGAATACAGTTCAAACACGTATTAGGAATCGGCTTTTCCTATATGTTTGGAGATAGACTATAA
- the mscL gene encoding large-conductance mechanosensitive channel protein MscL: MGIIKEFKSFAIRGNVVDLAVAVIIGGAFGKIITSMVDDIITPLLLNPALEAANLKNIAELTIFGNVKYGSFLSNVINFVIIAFVLFMMIKGVNSLKKKEEAAPSAPPAPSNEEVLLTEIRDLLKNK; this comes from the coding sequence ATGGGAATCATTAAAGAATTTAAATCATTTGCCATCAGAGGCAATGTCGTGGACTTAGCAGTAGCTGTTATTATCGGAGGTGCCTTTGGCAAAATTATTACCTCTATGGTTGACGACATTATCACACCACTTCTCCTAAACCCTGCATTGGAAGCAGCCAACCTGAAAAACATTGCAGAATTGACAATTTTCGGAAATGTGAAGTATGGAAGCTTTCTTTCCAATGTAATTAATTTTGTCATCATTGCTTTTGTGCTATTTATGATGATTAAAGGGGTTAACTCACTCAAAAAGAAAGAAGAGGCTGCACCTTCTGCCCCTCCTGCCCCATCTAACGAAGAAGTATTATTAACTGAAATACGCGATTTATTAAAAAACAAGTAA
- the sucC gene encoding ADP-forming succinate--CoA ligase subunit beta, translated as MNIHEYQAKQILKSYGVSIQEGVVADSPEQAVEAGKQVQQETGSGWLVVKAQIHAGGRGKGKIVGSEQRGVALAKSLDDVKTIAHNLLGNVLVTKQTGAAGKKVNKVLVAQDVFYPGPSDPKEFYMSVLLDRQTGKNVIVYTTEGGMDIEEVAENSPEKIQKEIIDPAVGLQPFQARKIAYNLNLQDKAAKEMVKFVTALYKAYDATDSSMFEINPVLKTSDDRIIAVDAKVNLDENALYRHTDLEALRDESEEDPTEVEAKKYNLNYVKLDGNVGCMVNGAGLAMATMDIIKLSGGEPANFLDVGGTANAETVEAGFKIILKDPNVKAILINIFGGIVRCDRVANGVVEAYKNLGNVNVPIIVRLQGTNAEEAKNIIDNSGLKVYSAIQLKEAAELVKKLINN; from the coding sequence ATGAATATTCACGAATATCAGGCAAAACAAATCCTTAAAAGTTATGGAGTTTCCATTCAAGAGGGTGTTGTTGCCGACAGCCCCGAACAAGCAGTCGAAGCAGGAAAACAAGTTCAACAAGAAACAGGAAGCGGATGGCTTGTAGTCAAAGCCCAAATCCATGCGGGAGGAAGAGGAAAAGGTAAAATTGTTGGCTCAGAACAAAGAGGTGTTGCATTAGCAAAATCATTAGATGATGTAAAAACAATTGCACACAACCTTCTTGGAAATGTATTGGTTACCAAGCAAACAGGAGCAGCAGGCAAAAAAGTTAATAAAGTATTGGTTGCTCAAGATGTATTTTATCCCGGACCAAGCGACCCTAAAGAATTCTATATGAGTGTGTTGCTCGACCGTCAGACCGGCAAAAACGTGATTGTTTATACCACAGAAGGCGGAATGGATATAGAAGAAGTAGCTGAAAATAGTCCTGAGAAAATTCAAAAGGAAATAATCGACCCTGCAGTTGGGCTTCAACCATTTCAAGCCAGAAAAATTGCATATAACCTCAACTTGCAAGACAAAGCCGCAAAAGAGATGGTTAAGTTTGTAACCGCCCTATATAAAGCTTATGATGCAACAGATTCATCCATGTTTGAAATTAATCCGGTATTAAAAACATCAGATGACAGAATTATTGCTGTGGATGCCAAAGTAAATCTTGATGAAAATGCTTTGTACAGACATACCGACTTAGAAGCATTGAGAGACGAATCCGAAGAAGACCCAACAGAGGTTGAGGCAAAAAAATACAATCTCAACTACGTTAAATTAGACGGAAACGTAGGCTGTATGGTAAACGGTGCCGGTCTGGCGATGGCGACTATGGACATCATCAAACTTTCCGGAGGAGAACCTGCTAACTTTCTTGATGTGGGCGGAACGGCTAATGCAGAAACCGTAGAAGCCGGATTTAAAATCATACTTAAAGACCCAAATGTGAAAGCTATTCTTATCAATATTTTTGGGGGAATCGTACGTTGTGACAGAGTTGCGAATGGCGTAGTAGAGGCTTATAAAAATCTTGGTAATGTCAATGTTCCTATCATTGTTAGATTACAAGGTACCAACGCAGAAGAAGCCAAAAACATCATTGACAATTCAGGTTTGAAGGTGTACTCGGCAATTCAGTTGAAAGAAGCAGCCGAATTAGTGAAAAAACTTATTAATAACTAA
- a CDS encoding branched-chain amino acid aminotransferase — protein MSFQISINKTKQSRINQFNPDKIEFGKLFTDHMVVCDYKDGKWGNPEIVPFGDISIPPGLSALHYGQSIFEGLKAFKSQTGEVAVFRAEQNAKRFNKSAHRMAMPELPEELFIQCVHALVDLDRAWISSAEGASLYIRPFMFATDWTLGIKVSETYKFMIYGCPAGSYYAHPVKVYIDKYHVRSVRGGVGTAKCAGNYAASLYPAKVAKDKGFDQNLWIDAVELKYLEETGTSNVFLRKGKTIYTPALSDSILAGITRDSVIRLLKDMGYEVVEGRISIDDLINWHKEGTLDEMFVTGTAVSVANIQLVGIDNEIYKLDMSKELVAEKVKTELNKIRTMQIPDKYGWVQIVKPNQTLKIS, from the coding sequence ATGAGTTTTCAAATTAGCATCAACAAAACCAAACAATCAAGAATAAATCAATTTAATCCTGACAAAATTGAGTTTGGAAAATTATTCACCGACCACATGGTCGTGTGTGATTACAAAGACGGCAAATGGGGCAACCCTGAAATAGTTCCTTTTGGTGATATTTCTATCCCTCCGGGACTATCAGCCCTACATTACGGACAATCTATTTTTGAAGGATTAAAAGCATTCAAAAGCCAAACCGGAGAGGTAGCCGTATTTAGAGCAGAACAAAACGCCAAACGATTCAACAAATCTGCTCACAGAATGGCGATGCCCGAGTTACCCGAAGAATTATTTATTCAATGTGTGCATGCATTGGTAGATTTAGATCGCGCATGGATATCTTCAGCCGAAGGTGCTTCATTATATATCCGACCATTCATGTTTGCCACCGATTGGACATTGGGTATCAAAGTTTCCGAAACCTATAAATTTATGATATATGGCTGTCCTGCCGGAAGTTATTATGCGCATCCTGTCAAAGTTTATATAGACAAATACCATGTTCGTTCTGTAAGAGGCGGTGTGGGTACAGCCAAATGTGCAGGCAACTATGCTGCATCGCTTTATCCTGCAAAAGTGGCCAAAGACAAAGGTTTTGACCAAAATCTATGGATAGATGCGGTTGAACTCAAATATTTAGAAGAGACAGGCACTTCTAATGTTTTTCTTAGAAAAGGTAAAACTATTTACACCCCTGCCCTTTCGGATAGTATTTTAGCCGGTATTACCAGAGATTCTGTCATTCGTCTGCTCAAAGACATGGGTTATGAAGTTGTTGAAGGTAGAATTTCTATAGACGATTTAATCAACTGGCATAAAGAAGGCACTTTGGACGAAATGTTTGTTACCGGGACAGCCGTATCTGTTGCTAATATTCAATTAGTCGGTATAGACAATGAGATTTACAAATTAGACATGAGTAAAGAGCTTGTAGCAGAAAAAGTAAAAACTGAGTTGAACAAAATCAGAACCATGCAAATCCCTGACAAATATGGCTGGGTTCAAATTGTTAAGCCCAATCAGACCCTTAAAATTTCATAA
- the rdgB gene encoding RdgB/HAM1 family non-canonical purine NTP pyrophosphatase — MSLIFATGNAHKLEEASTILNLDIIPASKDLLKSTPPESGSTFEENALIKAKYIFEMTGVPCFAEDSGLCVTALNGAPGIFSARFAGENANDQLNNLLLLKKLAGQHDRQAFFCATICYMDTQGYHFFEGSVNGQIAHELYGNSGFGYDPLFIPLGYTQTFAELGLEIKNCISHRKRALLKLKEFLDKKNHS, encoded by the coding sequence ATGAGCTTGATTTTTGCAACAGGCAATGCGCATAAGTTGGAAGAAGCATCTACCATCTTGAATTTGGATATTATTCCTGCATCAAAGGATTTATTAAAAAGTACTCCGCCCGAAAGTGGTTCTACGTTTGAAGAAAATGCTCTTATCAAAGCAAAATATATTTTTGAGATGACGGGAGTGCCTTGTTTTGCTGAAGATAGCGGGCTCTGTGTGACAGCATTGAATGGTGCACCGGGTATCTTTTCTGCGCGATTTGCAGGCGAAAATGCAAACGATCAACTAAACAATCTGTTGTTGTTGAAGAAACTTGCCGGACAACATGACCGTCAAGCATTTTTCTGTGCAACCATTTGTTATATGGACACCCAAGGATATCATTTTTTTGAAGGAAGTGTAAATGGTCAAATTGCGCATGAACTTTATGGAAATTCCGGTTTTGGCTACGACCCGCTCTTTATTCCTCTTGGTTATACTCAAACATTTGCCGAACTCGGCTTGGAAATAAAAAACTGTATCAGTCATAGAAAAAGAGCTTTGCTAAAACTGAAAGAATTTTTGGATAAAAAAAATCATTCATAA
- a CDS encoding S-adenosylmethionine:tRNA ribosyltransferase-isomerase, translated as MTNPLLSLKPQSLSEFDYELPDSRIAKFPLSKRDSSKLLFYNKGEILHSSFADIVNVIPSHAALLFNKSKVVPARLEFLKESGTRIEVFLLEPYESEYSSTFSSKGEVQFKTLVGNKKRWKEGQVLTNNAGKFVLNANWINREGNIVNLSWNNEYSFSEVLDSIGKLPLPPYLNRDPIKSDYTTYQTVFAEEVGAVAAPTAALHFEKRELNLLQQKGISTHKMTLHVSAGTFLPVTVENVLEHPMHNEIFYYDKQDVHYLFETDFLIPVGTTSLRMAESLYWMGLALLHNKDVSFSLDKLFPYQSQFECVDKNEVKNALLSYLDSHPNQRIKASTRLMIIPGYKPQLCKGLITNFHQPCSTLVMLVASLIGNDWHKVYQSALENDYRFLSYGDSSLLIW; from the coding sequence TTGACTAATCCACTTTTATCTCTGAAACCTCAGTCGCTTTCTGAATTTGATTATGAACTTCCCGATAGTCGTATTGCCAAATTTCCATTGAGTAAACGCGATTCATCGAAATTATTGTTTTATAATAAAGGAGAGATTTTACATTCTTCTTTTGCCGACATTGTCAATGTGATACCTTCACACGCAGCCTTGCTTTTTAATAAATCCAAGGTGGTGCCTGCTCGCTTAGAATTTTTAAAAGAATCCGGCACAAGAATAGAAGTTTTCTTACTTGAACCTTATGAATCCGAATATAGCAGTACGTTTAGTAGCAAGGGAGAGGTGCAATTTAAAACCCTTGTAGGAAATAAGAAGCGTTGGAAAGAAGGTCAAGTCTTGACAAATAATGCAGGAAAGTTTGTGTTAAATGCAAATTGGATTAATAGAGAAGGGAATATTGTAAATCTGTCATGGAATAATGAATATTCATTTTCAGAAGTTTTAGACAGTATAGGTAAATTACCCCTACCTCCTTATTTGAACCGAGACCCGATAAAATCAGATTATACAACATATCAAACGGTATTTGCCGAAGAAGTAGGTGCAGTGGCTGCACCCACAGCAGCTTTGCATTTTGAAAAACGCGAGTTGAATTTGCTGCAACAAAAAGGAATATCAACACATAAAATGACCTTACATGTTTCTGCCGGTACTTTTTTACCCGTTACTGTTGAAAATGTGTTAGAACATCCGATGCACAACGAAATCTTTTATTATGACAAACAGGATGTGCATTATTTATTTGAAACTGACTTTCTTATTCCTGTGGGTACAACTTCTCTTAGAATGGCAGAAAGTCTTTATTGGATGGGACTTGCACTATTGCACAATAAGGATGTGTCTTTTAGCTTAGATAAGTTATTTCCCTATCAGTCGCAATTTGAATGTGTGGACAAGAATGAAGTTAAAAATGCACTGCTAAGTTATTTGGACTCTCATCCAAACCAACGAATCAAAGCATCTACACGTCTGATGATTATTCCGGGGTACAAACCGCAACTGTGCAAGGGTTTGATTACTAATTTTCATCAACCTTGTTCTACTCTGGTCATGTTGGTGGCTTCCTTGATTGGTAATGATTGGCATAAAGTTTACCAAAGTGCTTTAGAGAATGATTATCGGTTTTTAAGTTATGGCGACAGTAGTTTGCTGATTTGGTAA